A portion of the Bactrocera neohumeralis isolate Rockhampton chromosome 2, APGP_CSIRO_Bneo_wtdbg2-racon-allhic-juicebox.fasta_v2, whole genome shotgun sequence genome contains these proteins:
- the LOC126759300 gene encoding uncharacterized protein LOC126759300 has translation MVLIALPILKLCLLGMRQLSRPISNFVRKEAKQSEIFRKYICIPPAQCFHWCEVTLKMLLLNLGRPVKVVPLNETMALELGAELLGELIVFAVAAAGLIFETKRQSKKRDFEMKSVNVHSTDLIEATKVLEYRQQRQKMYIQEIAQALAELMFTQTSTEVIYPEPILLEKEKSNAAGRIPHYSPSRCKSNELLYPGDHADDWICDCAPGALYYPDSDSCYPAFRRGPCEAEHMLILARNEVLPQCIKNDCKVDGLVKINNVCYKIGDSAPCPNAQLSYVLGVNTATLMLDCIKLSISVKTRVSLLDDDEPDYDLSKVDLCARGSQRSIEGTCTPSVKTE, from the exons ATGGTGTTAATTGCATTACCAATTTTAAAGTTGTGTTTGCTGGGTATGCGTCAACTATCACGTCCAATTAGTAATTTCGTACgtaaggaagcaaaacaaagcgaaatatttcggaaatacatttgtataccACCCGCTCAGT GTTTTCACTGGTGTGAAGTTACGCTAAAGATGTTGCTATTGAACTTAGGTCGACCGGTTAAGGTGGTGCCACTCAACGAAACAATGGCCCTTGAATTGGGCGCTGAACTATTGGGTGAATTAATTGTATTCGCAGTAGCAGCTGCGGGTTTGATTTTTGAAACGAAAAG GCAATCTAAGAAAAGagattttgaaatgaaaagtgtGAATGTCCACAGTACAGATCTGATTGAAGCAACAAAAGTATTAGAATATCGACAGCAGaggcaaaaaatgtatattcagGAAATCGCGCAAGCTTTGGCCGAACTAA TGTTCACACAGACCTCTACGGAGGTAATATATCCAGAACCTATTCTATTGGAAAAAGAGAAGTCAAACGCGGCA ggGCGCATTCCACATTACTCTCCATCCCGCTGTAAGTCTAATGAGCTGCTTTACCCGGGCGATCATGCTGATGACTGGATTTGCGACTGTGCACCAG GTGCATTATACTATCCCGACTCGGATTCCTGTTATCCCGCCTTCCGACGTGGTCCTTGTGAAGCTGAGCACATGCTTATTTTGGCACGCAATGAAGTTTTACCGCAATGCATAAAGAATGATTGTAAAGTGGATGGATTGGTGAAAATTAACAATGTCTGCTATAAGATTGGCGATTCTGCTCCATGTCCAAATGCTCAATTGTCGTACGTGCTGGGTGTTAATACGGCGACATTGATGTTGGATTGCATAAAGTTGTCGATTTCTGTGAAGACGCGCGTAAGCTTGCTGGATGATGATGAACCGGATTATGATCTGAGCAAAGTTGATTTGTGTGCGCGCGGTTCGCAACGATCGATAGAAGGCACTTGTACGCCCAGTGTTAAAACAGAGTGA